The genomic region TCTTGAGCAGTTAATTCATTTTCAGTTCCTATTGTACCTTGAGTTTCTATTTTACATTCAATTCCAAGTTTCTTACATACTTTTTCTATAGCAGCCTTTGCAATATAAGTATGGGCAATGCCTGCAGCACAAGCTGTTATACCAACAATTTTTTTGATATCACTATTCATTTCTACCTCTCCTTTTTTATTACCTATTATACCAGCTGATACATGTATCATGATGTTATTATATAAATTAGAATCCTCTATTACAAGATTTACAGGGTATTCTAACAATTGTTCTAACTCATCGAAATTGTTCGTATAAATATATAGGCTGTACATTTATAGCTATATAGACTATACTTTTATTGGATACATTTACTTATAAAACTTATATATTAAGTTGGTGATTTTAAATTGGAAAATATATTTAATCAAATAAAAGAGAAATATCCCTTTCTCTCTGAAACTCATAAAATGATTGCTGAATATATAATTAACAATAAAGATATCTTAGATTCTTTGACTATTAGGGATATAGCAAAATCAACTTTCTGCTCTATAAGTACTGTCAATGCCTTCTGTAAAAAATTCGGATATAGTGGATTTAGTGAATTCAAATATGCTGCAAAGAGTTACGGTCTTTCTAACATTAACATACTTATAAATATTTTTGAAAACATTGACACTACTATATCTATAAATTCTATTAACACAGCAGCTAAATTAATTTTAGATGCAGATAAAGTATTCATTCTATCATCTGGAATGTCTCGTAGTATCGCTTATGATTTTTATCTTAGATTAAAAAAAAATAAAAGCATCAAAAGTATTTATTAATTATAATAATGAGGATACAGATAAATATATAAATAAAATTGGTGAAAATGATATTGTTTTACTAATATCAAACAGTGGAGAATCTAGAGAACTTATTGAATTTTGTAAAAAGATATGAGATAAAATTTTAACCATTCTTTTGTCTAACAGGGATAAAAATACCCTTTCAAAAAGAGTTAAATATATTATTTCTACAAACATATTTAATAATACATTTATCACTGAGAAGTTTTTCCCAAAAAATTCAAGGTATACACTTCTATACGTAACAGATTTAATCTTTGAAAGGTTAATCGATATAGAGGGGAAAAATAAGACTGAACTTATAGTAAATAATTTAAATAAGTAAAATTTAAATTCAATTATATTATTAAATCTTACTGAAAAATATAATTTTCAGTAAGATTTTTTAGAAAATAACATTTAATACTATTTCCCTTTTCCTTTAATTAATATAATTTATTGCTCAATTTATTATATATTATGTTAGTTAATGGTCCTACAGAAAAAGTAATTAATATAGTTCCTAAGCCTATTGGTCCAGAAACAATAAATGCTATTATAATTCCAATAGTGTCCGTTATAACCTTTGAAATTCCTACTCCTAAGTTAAACCTTTCTCTAAATGCCATCATACAATCATCTAAGGAATTCGGAGCAAGGTTTGGTATTAAATATAAAGCTAATCCAAAGGATAAAATTACTATTCCGCAAAGTAAATATAAAATCCTAATATATATGTTATTGAATGTAAGTAATTTATTTAATATAAAAATCCAAAAATCTGTTAAATATCCAAGTATAAAGGCTGTTATTAATGTATAAAAATTAAATTTTCCTTTCCTTAAAATTCCTGCAATAATTACCATAAAAATAGCAATTATAAAAGCGAATGTTCCAATAGATAGTCCTATCTTATTATATAAACCAACATTAACCGAATCCCAAGAACCAGCTCCTAGATCCCCTTTGATTATTAAAGAAACTCCAAGTGTTAGAATAAATGCTCCTAGCAAAAATATAGATAATCTCTTCTTAATATCTAAATTCATTATTTACCTCCATAGAGTTTATTTAAAATTAAATTAGGAGATAATTTAGAAAAACTCTAAATATCTCCCATAATATTTTTATATTATTTTTTAAAAATCTAAATCAAAATCTATATCATCATCAAAATTTGTTTCTTCTCTTCTTGCTGCTTCCTTTTCCTTTTCAATTACACTTTTTTCATACATTTTAAAGAATGGATAATACATAACTACAGCTGCAACAATCACTAAAATTGCATATACAGGTGCTTTCCAATCTAATGTAATTAAATATTGAGCAATTGGTGTAGGCATTCCTCCAACTTGTGCAACCGGCGGACGAATGAAACCCAATCTAAAAACAAAGTAACTAATAGTTGCTAATATTGGTGTTCCTATTACAAATGGAATAAAAAAATATGGGTTAAATGCAATTGGGAAGCCATAAACTACAGGTTCTGAAATATTAAATATAGCTGGTACTATTGAAGCTTTTCCTGCTGCATTCAATTGCTTTGATTTACTCCTTAATCCTAATATAGATATTGCTCCTGTAAGTCCTGATCCTGTTGCTGCTGCAATAGTTCCCCACCAGGCTTCAGTAAATACATGTGGCAACACCTCTGCCCCCGCTTGAAATGCTGTTGCATTAGCAGCAACATATTGAGTCATAAATGGTAATGTAAATCCTACTAAAATTGCATACCCATTTAATCCAAAGAACCAGAATATCATTTCTAGAAATATTATTGTAAATACTCCTAAAGCTGAATCTATACCAGTTACAGCTGGAGCTAACATTGTGGTAAATAATTCTGGAATTATTTGTCCACCTGTTAAACTTATAGTTATTTGAGATATAAATGCTGAAGCAACTATTACTAGAAGTAGAGGTACTATTGATTCAAAAGTTTTTCCGATCATATCAGGTAATCCTTTTACGCGAATAGTTAAATTCTTTTTAGTTGCATAATTCATAAATTCAACAGCTAAAATTGATGCAAATATAGAAACAAATAAACCTCTAGAATCTAAAAAGGCAGTATCTAAAATGCCATCCACAACTTTAGTATTTAAAACTAAAGTCGCAGAAACTCCTGCTATTATGCAGTGAAATGGTGGTATATCTAACTGTTTTGCATGGTAAAAAGAAATTGATATAGCACAATAAATAGATAATACTGCGTAAGTATATTGAAATGGTATATTTAATATTGATGAGTATTCTGAAAAGAACATTCCTACTGAGCTATCAGCTGGGAAAAATGATCCTATACCTGAAATAATCATTCCTATAGATCCTACCATAAGTACCGCCATTAAGCTTATCATACCATTTTTAATAGTTGCGATATGCCTTTGACTTTCTATTCTATTCGCAATCGGTGCAACATACTTTTCTAATTTGCTAACAAATTTATTCATATATTATACACTCTCTTTCTTTTTATTTTTCTTACTATTAGAAATTAAACGTAAAGCTTGTAATAATATTTTCCCTCCGTCTGCCATTCCATAATCTTCAGTATTAATAATTTCAATTGGCTTATTGTGAACATCACACACTTTCTTTAAATCCTCAAATTTATGTTTCATTTGAGGACCTACTAATACACAATCATACTTTTCTACATATTCCTTTAAATCACCAGCAGGTCTTGCATCAATGATAACTTCTCTACCTTTTAACTTTTCACTTTTTTCAGCAATCGTTCTCATTTTAGCAACCATTATTCCTGTTGACGCACCTAAATTACAAACTAATAAAATACTCATCTTATTTGCCATAATAACTCACTCCTATCTATTTTTATATAATTCAATCATTTCTGAAAAAATAGTTTCCGCTAAAACAGTATTCATTAAATTGTCTTGAGCATGAACTAATAATACTGAGAACTCTGGACTATTTCCACTTGCTTCTGCTGTTAATAGTTCTGAATGAATTGCATGGGCCTCATGCAGTATTTTTCTTGCCTCTTCAAACAGTTCTTCAGATCTATTAAAATCCTTTACTTTAGCAGAATTTAATGCTTCAACCATTTTACTAAAACTTTCACCAGCAAGAGATATAATTTTAAAGCATATTTGTTCAGTATTCATACTATAACTCCTCCTAATCAATACATAATCTATCCATCAATAAAATGCTGTTATTGTGCAACTTTGCTGCTGTTGCTGGTATTTCTTCACTAACATCACTTTCGATAATCTTTTTTACTATTTCTTTCTTTTTCTTTCCTGCTGCTACTAAAATTAGTTTTTTAGCATCTAAAAAATTCTTAATCCCTAAAGTGATACCCTTTTCTAACTTTTGCTTATTTTTAAAATATTTTTGCGCTACTTCCTTAGTTCTTTGAGATAAATTAACTATCTGAGCATTTTTTTCAAAACTAGTTCCTGGTTCATTTAATCCTAGATGTCCATTCATTCCAATACCTAAAACAACTAAGTTAAAATTTTTAACCTTTTCAATAACCTGATTCATCTTTTGGCATTCTTCTTTTAAATCAAGAGCTTTTGCATTGAACTCAATAACTTGTCCATCTTTTAAAGGAAGTTTATCAAATAAGTATTTATGCATATAATATTGACAGCTTCCCTCATCATCTCTATCTAAACCACACCACTCATCTAATCCAAAAATAGTAGCTTTAATTTCAAAGGGGTTTAATTTAAACTCTTCTAATACATATTCATATGCTCCCAATGGTGTATCTCCAGAAGGCAGGACAATTGCTCCCTCTTTCTTTAATTCTTCTAATATAATTGTACCAAGTCTTTTTGATAACTCTTTATAATCCTCAACTATTTCTATCCTCATTACTTCCATTCCCCAGTATATTCTTTATATTGAGCTAATAGCTCTTCTAGTA from Clostridium isatidis harbors:
- a CDS encoding MurR/RpiR family transcriptional regulator; this encodes MENIFNQIKEKYPFLSETHKMIAEYIINNKDILDSLTIRDIAKSTFCSISTVNAFCKKFGYSGFSEFKYAAKSYGLSNINILINIFENIDTTISINSINTAAKLILDADKVFILSSGMSRSIAYDFYLRLKKNKSIKSIY
- a CDS encoding YczE/YyaS/YitT family protein, encoding MNLDIKKRLSIFLLGAFILTLGVSLIIKGDLGAGSWDSVNVGLYNKIGLSIGTFAFIIAIFMVIIAGILRKGKFNFYTLITAFILGYLTDFWIFILNKLLTFNNIYIRILYLLCGIVILSFGLALYLIPNLAPNSLDDCMMAFRERFNLGVGISKVITDTIGIIIAFIVSGPIGLGTILITFSVGPLTNIIYNKLSNKLY
- a CDS encoding PTS sugar transporter subunit IIC — its product is MNKFVSKLEKYVAPIANRIESQRHIATIKNGMISLMAVLMVGSIGMIISGIGSFFPADSSVGMFFSEYSSILNIPFQYTYAVLSIYCAISISFYHAKQLDIPPFHCIIAGVSATLVLNTKVVDGILDTAFLDSRGLFVSIFASILAVEFMNYATKKNLTIRVKGLPDMIGKTFESIVPLLLVIVASAFISQITISLTGGQIIPELFTTMLAPAVTGIDSALGVFTIIFLEMIFWFFGLNGYAILVGFTLPFMTQYVAANATAFQAGAEVLPHVFTEAWWGTIAAATGSGLTGAISILGLRSKSKQLNAAGKASIVPAIFNISEPVVYGFPIAFNPYFFIPFVIGTPILATISYFVFRLGFIRPPVAQVGGMPTPIAQYLITLDWKAPVYAILVIVAAVVMYYPFFKMYEKSVIEKEKEAARREETNFDDDIDFDLDF
- a CDS encoding PTS sugar transporter subunit IIB, with product MANKMSILLVCNLGASTGIMVAKMRTIAEKSEKLKGREVIIDARPAGDLKEYVEKYDCVLVGPQMKHKFEDLKKVCDVHNKPIEIINTEDYGMADGGKILLQALRLISNSKKNKKKESV
- a CDS encoding PTS lactose/cellobiose transporter subunit IIA, with the translated sequence MNTEQICFKIISLAGESFSKMVEALNSAKVKDFNRSEELFEEARKILHEAHAIHSELLTAEASGNSPEFSVLLVHAQDNLMNTVLAETIFSEMIELYKNR
- a CDS encoding 6-phosphogluconolactonase; translated protein: MEVMRIEIVEDYKELSKRLGTIILEELKKEGAIVLPSGDTPLGAYEYVLEEFKLNPFEIKATIFGLDEWCGLDRDDEGSCQYYMHKYLFDKLPLKDGQVIEFNAKALDLKEECQKMNQVIEKVKNFNLVVLGIGMNGHLGLNEPGTSFEKNAQIVNLSQRTKEVAQKYFKNKQKLEKGITLGIKNFLDAKKLILVAAGKKKKEIVKKIIESDVSEEIPATAAKLHNNSILLMDRLCID